One Malus domestica chromosome 11, GDT2T_hap1 genomic region harbors:
- the LOC103454263 gene encoding B-type cell cycle switch protein ccs52A-like isoform X6, whose protein sequence is MPAVFEPDSAGIIHPATPEKRSVIQMNPLSPNIFRFKTETRRSMHSLSPFGFHDVVIGVHHCPVKAPQKVRDRSPYKVLDATTLQDDLYSNFVDWSSHNVLVVGLGNFVYLWNVCSSKDGGNVSSNG, encoded by the exons ATGCCTGCGGTCTTTGAACCTGACTCCGCCGGCATCATCCATCCGGCGACTCCTGAGAAAAGGAGCGTGATTCAGATGAACCCGCTCAGCCCCAACATCTTCCGGTTCAAGACCGAGACTCGCCGATCAATGCACTCGCTTTCCCCTTTCGGGTTCCATGATGTGGTCATCGGAGTTCACCATTGCCCGGTCAAGGCTCCTCAGAAGGTTCGCGATCGGTCGCCTTATAAG GTTTTGGATGCAACTACTTTGCAGGACGATTTATACTCGAATTTTGTCGATTGGTCTTCGCACAATGTGCTTGTTGTTGGGTTGggaaattttgtttatttatggAATGTTTGTAGTAGCAAG GATGGCGGTAATGTGAGTTCAAATGGATGA
- the LOC103454263 gene encoding B-type cell cycle switch protein ccs52A-like isoform X3 has translation MPAVFEPDSAGIIHPATPEKRSVIQMNPLSPNIFRFKTETRRSMHSLSPFGFHDVVIGVHHCPVKAPQKVRDRSPYKVLDATTLQDDLYSNFVDWSSHNVLVVGLGNFVYLWNVCSSKLTKLCDLGIDDSVCSVFWG, from the exons ATGCCTGCGGTCTTTGAACCTGACTCCGCCGGCATCATCCATCCGGCGACTCCTGAGAAAAGGAGCGTGATTCAGATGAACCCGCTCAGCCCCAACATCTTCCGGTTCAAGACCGAGACTCGCCGATCAATGCACTCGCTTTCCCCTTTCGGGTTCCATGATGTGGTCATCGGAGTTCACCATTGCCCGGTCAAGGCTCCTCAGAAGGTTCGCGATCGGTCGCCTTATAAG GTTTTGGATGCAACTACTTTGCAGGACGATTTATACTCGAATTTTGTCGATTGGTCTTCGCACAATGTGCTTGTTGTTGGGTTGggaaattttgtttatttatggAATGTTTGTAGTAGCAAG TTAACTAAGTTATGTGACTTGGGGATTGACGATAGTGTATGTTCCGTTTTCTGGGGTTAA
- the LOC103454263 gene encoding B-type cell cycle switch protein ccs52A-like isoform X1: protein MPAVFEPDSAGIIHPATPEKRSVIQMNPLSPNIFRFKTETRRSMHSLSPFGFHDVVIGVHHCPVKAPQKVRDRSPYKVLDATTLQDDLYSNFVDWSSHNVLVVGLGNFVYLWNVCSSKVISSCSSKLTKLCDLGIDDSVCSVFWG from the exons ATGCCTGCGGTCTTTGAACCTGACTCCGCCGGCATCATCCATCCGGCGACTCCTGAGAAAAGGAGCGTGATTCAGATGAACCCGCTCAGCCCCAACATCTTCCGGTTCAAGACCGAGACTCGCCGATCAATGCACTCGCTTTCCCCTTTCGGGTTCCATGATGTGGTCATCGGAGTTCACCATTGCCCGGTCAAGGCTCCTCAGAAGGTTCGCGATCGGTCGCCTTATAAG GTTTTGGATGCAACTACTTTGCAGGACGATTTATACTCGAATTTTGTCGATTGGTCTTCGCACAATGTGCTTGTTGTTGGGTTGggaaattttgtttatttatggAATGTTTGTAGTAGCAAGGTAATCTCTAGTTGTAGTAGCAAG TTAACTAAGTTATGTGACTTGGGGATTGACGATAGTGTATGTTCCGTTTTCTGGGGTTAA
- the LOC103454263 gene encoding B-type cell cycle switch protein ccs52A-like isoform X2 yields MPAVFEPDSAGIIHPATPEKRSVIQMNPLSPNIFRFKTETRRSMHSLSPFGFHDVVIGVHHCPVKAPQKVRDRSPYKVLDATTLQDDLYSNFVDWSSHNVLVVGLGNFVYLWNVCSSKGTRSHLCTGVYMSMLVFRRMAVM; encoded by the exons ATGCCTGCGGTCTTTGAACCTGACTCCGCCGGCATCATCCATCCGGCGACTCCTGAGAAAAGGAGCGTGATTCAGATGAACCCGCTCAGCCCCAACATCTTCCGGTTCAAGACCGAGACTCGCCGATCAATGCACTCGCTTTCCCCTTTCGGGTTCCATGATGTGGTCATCGGAGTTCACCATTGCCCGGTCAAGGCTCCTCAGAAGGTTCGCGATCGGTCGCCTTATAAG GTTTTGGATGCAACTACTTTGCAGGACGATTTATACTCGAATTTTGTCGATTGGTCTTCGCACAATGTGCTTGTTGTTGGGTTGggaaattttgtttatttatggAATGTTTGTAGTAGCAAG GGAACCCGAAGCCACCTATGCACAGGAGTCTACATGAGCATGCTTGTATTCAGAAG GATGGCGGTAATGTGA
- the LOC103454263 gene encoding B-type cell cycle switch protein ccs52A-like isoform X5 yields the protein MPAVFEPDSAGIIHPATPEKRSVIQMNPLSPNIFRFKTETRRSMHSLSPFGFHDVVIGVHHCPVKAPQKVLDATTLQDDLYSNFVDWSSHNVLVVGLGNFVYLWNVCSSKLTKLCDLGIDDSVCSVFWG from the exons ATGCCTGCGGTCTTTGAACCTGACTCCGCCGGCATCATCCATCCGGCGACTCCTGAGAAAAGGAGCGTGATTCAGATGAACCCGCTCAGCCCCAACATCTTCCGGTTCAAGACCGAGACTCGCCGATCAATGCACTCGCTTTCCCCTTTCGGGTTCCATGATGTGGTCATCGGAGTTCACCATTGCCCGGTCAAGGCTCCTCAGAAG GTTTTGGATGCAACTACTTTGCAGGACGATTTATACTCGAATTTTGTCGATTGGTCTTCGCACAATGTGCTTGTTGTTGGGTTGggaaattttgtttatttatggAATGTTTGTAGTAGCAAG TTAACTAAGTTATGTGACTTGGGGATTGACGATAGTGTATGTTCCGTTTTCTGGGGTTAA
- the LOC103454263 gene encoding B-type cell cycle switch protein ccs52A-like isoform X4, with the protein MPAVFEPDSAGIIHPATPEKRSVIQMNPLSPNIFRFKTETRRSMHSLSPFGFHDVVIGVHHCPVKAPQKVLDATTLQDDLYSNFVDWSSHNVLVVGLGNFVYLWNVCSSKVISSCSSKLTKLCDLGIDDSVCSVFWG; encoded by the exons ATGCCTGCGGTCTTTGAACCTGACTCCGCCGGCATCATCCATCCGGCGACTCCTGAGAAAAGGAGCGTGATTCAGATGAACCCGCTCAGCCCCAACATCTTCCGGTTCAAGACCGAGACTCGCCGATCAATGCACTCGCTTTCCCCTTTCGGGTTCCATGATGTGGTCATCGGAGTTCACCATTGCCCGGTCAAGGCTCCTCAGAAG GTTTTGGATGCAACTACTTTGCAGGACGATTTATACTCGAATTTTGTCGATTGGTCTTCGCACAATGTGCTTGTTGTTGGGTTGggaaattttgtttatttatggAATGTTTGTAGTAGCAAGGTAATCTCTAGTTGTAGTAGCAAG TTAACTAAGTTATGTGACTTGGGGATTGACGATAGTGTATGTTCCGTTTTCTGGGGTTAA